The following DNA comes from Ricinus communis isolate WT05 ecotype wild-type chromosome 10, ASM1957865v1, whole genome shotgun sequence.
TTCAACATATCGTTCcttgtgaagaaaaaaatcTCAGAATGTAGTACCTCAATGGTTGTCCCATGTCAAGAACCAAAGAGGATTGGCGTTGCAATAATGTCGTCTCTTGTAGATGAACAACTGATGAACAAGATGAGCACATCCTTGCTTTCCATTTCCACAATTTTCCCTTCATGAATAACAATAATCATATCGGCATTCCCATGGTAGAAAGTCGATAGGCAACcactgtcacgaccccacccgagggtccgtgaccggcactaggaaatgggtaggcttaaggccaccgaatcccgtagtaagcctgacactcactgacttaaataaatctcatctcaatcaatgttattaaagccacaaattatcttaatagttatattttacataattacttcggtctgccataaaaattaggcgagacccgaaactcataaaatttataactgatacctctactattactactgcggagaatctaagatttaccaatttacataccaaatcaaatacatcaccggatgatgaaggagttaggttactgagtaagagtcgcgagaggactaacagtcatgaatatgaaaaataagaaatgtgagtgagttaaaatcaaataatctgggaactattgcattcttctcagaaaatatagattattcaaatcagtatatcaaaccatgcacgtaaatacaaatcacattataatcaaataccataataaataaataaataaaaataaatatttacttttacgagacgagtggctcagtagaaccctaaccccaaattctagtagcctttcggctctcttaatccaacaggtctggcgcccagagagcaagctcgatcagggtccttacctccagcctgaacacttgaattccaaataagtcggcgcccagagagcgttgctcgattagggaccttaactccggcaatcaactgaactcagcccagagagcaatgctcgatcagggcaaacaaatccataataaccttatatccatgatcattactggtgcgcacgcggtcctgatgcaacccaccaggtggcatgttctacgaaagccacatttcctAAGACGcaatcatccatttaataaatatcattatataatgaaatcattcaaccatgtcaaaataacgattaacaattaagagtaagacatcaggcaactcatgtggaaaactgataatatttggtattattataacattactataataatacttatattatcttcaatagttaataatccagtgaaattatttacgttgcgatactaataaccatattaagcataaactttcaaaatagcatattaaattcagacttagcaatagtgcaacgattaagtgactttaactctCAGGttttgggcgacctcctagctctgctccgatgcctcggttggagcgagccgaacaaacgaGCTATCTAGtcatggaaaacaatttatcaaaatgctgaaacaatcgatcattaatcctaggtctagactcctaggactgactgtctaagaatctcgactcaggagaattctaccgaaaatccggcagaaccacccctacaacacgaacattacccccgtaaaaacgggtccaggacctgccagaaaaatactacaaatatccaaaaatttaaacaacgggagtcgggtccccaaacttcgctatttcccgactccgccacacagcacaaaatacgaggtaGGCAAACTGAccgacaattatttttaactcacaaatatcatcaaatacttaACACAATCAATAgacataaattaaatcaaagaattctaaaattaacgggccagagataattaccgagacgctaactcgctcggtcgactcgcctccggacgccggagtccgatcgacgatccgaacacaccatcggactcacaacaacgtgctgatgacgatccccgcttccaattttccgatctgacacccgatcatccggagaaatttacggacgatctcggccgtcgattcgcaaacggagcccgatcgccacgaaaccggtgccaatgcgaagcttgagctgaggagagtcgggatatgtcctttgatcgtccatcctccgccggagctagccggaaaagctgaaaaacGCCTGCTGCCACTCTAAATTTCACTTTGCCGGATCTTGCAACTCCGGCCACCCCAGCGCTATCACGCTAAAAGAGAGCCCTTGCcagagaggagccgatcgccacccgaCTCGTGATTCCCGCCGACACGCTGCTTCTCCGCCGCCGCTGCCGCCGCCCGCCCACCAAATTCGTCGCCACCGACGACGCACGCCGCCaccttcctcttcttcttcttctaccatcaccctctctctctctctctctctcgatctactttctctctcctcgatcccattcctttcaatatcgacattaggcccccaaacttttccttattacaatttggtccttcaacttctttaattacttacaatcttatcctgcagaatttcaatttaacccctaaactttcctttagtctttcaattaaacccttaactaattaatttgggtcaaatccgaattattgaaaatacacaattacaaaaatacccttgaccaacatatttatttacaaaaataccaaactcacaaatttccattaaaccctcataataataaaattatacttttaatccttattccaaactaatcctccaattaaatcctacacacaattaaattaaataatcaatttccaacttaaaatttaatactactaatcaattataataccaattttttcaaaattcttttataaaaacatcccttacaatttctattataattttccaatatataattttacttatataaatatacatttgggggaaatttgaataaccaaataaaaatataatttattcctcaaataatttatttaattaactccttaaaaatcaaactaattggatatggaaaaataactcatttatttgtctaacattaacattcaaaatttgtatttaaatcattccaattaaaccgaataaaaataaagctaaaattaacttaaataaaaattcattattaaatatataaaaatttaggatattACAACCACTAATGTTGTTCTTCCCGCTATGGCACCATCAAGTGCCTCTTGCACACTCTTCTCCACTCAGCTTCTGATGCACTTATAGCTTCATTAGAAAAAGGATTGAAGGATTTTTCAATATACTTCGtgatattaatttactaatataaaatttatttaagaattttttattttgttaaaatttaatttaattataataaattctatataaatttgattatataaaatattaaattaatttttacttaatttaaaatatataaattctctaagttttataaataaattctctAAAAACCAAACACTATTTTAAACGATTTCGATATTGACAGTCACTAATTTGCAGCAAAAGTTGAAAAAGAGTGGAAATTTTCAGTTTGATGGGATGATCATTAATTGGTTCAGTTTGGCTAGAATTCGTTAATAATGCAAAAGGAGGAGGTTGTGAGGTGAGATGATCTTTCtttagaaaagaatttaatttatttagttcgttttttttaaagaaagaaagagctAGATCACACAAGATATTAGTAGCTTATATTGTTAGTgagtagaaattttagatttatttggacttttagaaattaaaaaatataaaattagctATTTTCAAGTATGAGTgtttaattgtatattttaattaatttaattattaaaagatatattttatatttagtatcaaatctaatatatattatttaaattttagtaaaattattgatgtatgaatttcaataataataatgataataaatgaGAATGAGtcttctaaaatattattatttaaatatataaaattaacaaaatttttatatttaaatgataatattttaataataaaatcaattaaaaactcttaattcagtttattctattattatcaGAATTTACACAATACATTTGAcaaacaattttattaaacattaaaattaaaattaattataaaacatgacgttaaaattctaaaattttaaaatttatatacataataaatGCAAAGTggatagatttttttttttttttttttttttcagccTTTTAAATCTACACAGATAGATACAAGGAAAAGTCAGCACTGTCTGTCGCTTCTTCATCAAAATTCAGAACAGAGCATAgcaaaatcattttgttgaTTGAAAAACCATAAACTGAAATCTGCTGATAAATAGGCAAGCCAGAAGAGGGACATGGGCGACGcttatttatctttaattaacCCCTTAAGTAGCCAAATCTTGGCCCTTGTTACCTCCTTGACCAAAGACGGGTATGATCTACTTCAAGGTGTCAAGGCAGCAGCAGCAAAGCTCTCAAGCAACTTAACGGCCATTGAAGCTATGCTTAAAACGGCAGAAGAGAAACAACTGGAGGAAACCCATTTGAGTGATTGGCTTGGAAAGCTAAAAATTGCTGTCTGGGATGTAGAGGACGTATTAGAAACGTTTGAAACAGACGTCTCTCTTTGGAAGAGAAAGCAGGAGGTATGTGGCTTTAAGTCTCCTTTCAGTCTCAGTAAAACTTCCTTTGAGTATGATGCTGCTAATAGGATTAAAACAGTTACTTCAAAACTGGGACTTATTGCTGAAGAGAAAAGATTTCAACTTGATGTTAATGTTGATGTGAGGAGGCCTTTAAAAAAACTGcccacttcttcttcttctgtagAGACTGCTTGTGTTTTTGGTAGGGAAGATGATAAGGAGAACATAGTAGATTTGCTGCTATCAGATGAATCTGATCAACAAAAGAATGTTTCCCTTTTCCCCATTGTCGGAATGGGAGGCCTTGGCAAAACAACTCTTGCTCGCCTTGTATATGATGATAGCAGGGTAGTGAAGCATTTTGAACTTAGGATGTGGGTCCCTGTTACAATAGACTTCAATCTTACAGAGATTATGAGAGAGATGATGCATCTGGGTTCTGATCTATCTCCATCACTAGTAGAGCTTCGCTGTCGAGAATTTTTGCGCGGAAAACGGTTTTTCCTTGTTCTAGATGACGTCTGGTCTGTGGACTACAATGATGATTGGAAGCCCCTCTTACAGCTTTTAGAAATTGCCCAGTTTGGTAGTAAAGTTTTAGTTACTACTCAAAACCAAAAGATAGCAGAGATTATAGAGACACAGCCAGCTTACTTGTTAGACTGTTTGCCTGAAAATGAATGTTGGTCATTGTTTAAGAGTATTGCATTTAGAGGTGGGAATTTGCCAAGCTTGGTGCAGAATGATTTGGAAAACATTGGCAGGGAAATTTTAAGCAAATGCAATGGTTTGCCTTTGGCAGTAAAGGGTATGGGGAATATCTTGCGTGGTAATGTTGATATAAGTAATTGGCAGAAGGTTATGAATAGCAGCGTAATGGACCTAGAGAACTCAAAAAATTCACTTAATATCTTAGCTACTATAAAATGGAGCTATTATTACCTTCCTTCTCACCTAAAGCAGTGTTTTGCATATTGCTCCATATTTCCCAAGGGCTATAAGTTTGACAAGAAAGAGCTAGTGAAACTCTGGATGGCACAAGGCTTTATTCACAGCGAGCAAGAAAGAACAGAGAAGATTGGAATGGAATATTTTGATGAGTTGTTAGCAAGGTTTTTCTTCCAACACTCAAACATTGATGATTTGCAGTATGGAATGCATGATATTATCCATGACTTGGCACAATCAGTTTCAAATACATATTGTTGTCAAGTCAAGGATATGAAATCATGCAGCTTCTCTGAAGATTATCGACATGTGTCATTGCTTTGTGAAGATATTGAGCAATCTTCCTTGAAGATTATCCGTTGTTCCAAGAAGCTGCGAACGCTTCTCTTACCAGGTGACCATTCAAAAGATTTTGGACAAgcacttaaaaaaatattccatACATTGAGATACATTCGTACATTGGATCTGAGTTCGAGCACTCTCCTGCATTTGCCAAAATCTATTGAAGAGTTGAAACTGCTGCGGTACCTTGACCTCTCgaaaactaaaatcaaactGCTTCCTGATTCTATATGCAACTTGTACAATCTGCAAACATTGAAACTGTTGGATTGTCCTTGGCTTTCTGCATTACCCAAGGACCTTGGGAAGCTAGTCAGCCTGCATTATCTTGAGCTAGATGAAATATTTTGGTTCAAGTGCAAATCATTGCCAC
Coding sequences within:
- the LOC8282037 gene encoding putative disease resistance protein RGA3, translated to MGDAYLSLINPLSSQILALVTSLTKDGYDLLQGVKAAAAKLSSNLTAIEAMLKTAEEKQLEETHLSDWLGKLKIAVWDVEDVLETFETDVSLWKRKQEVCGFKSPFSLSKTSFEYDAANRIKTVTSKLGLIAEEKRFQLDVNVDVRRPLKKLPTSSSSVETACVFGREDDKENIVDLLLSDESDQQKNVSLFPIVGMGGLGKTTLARLVYDDSRVVKHFELRMWVPVTIDFNLTEIMREMMHLGSDLSPSLVELRCREFLRGKRFFLVLDDVWSVDYNDDWKPLLQLLEIAQFGSKVLVTTQNQKIAEIIETQPAYLLDCLPENECWSLFKSIAFRGGNLPSLVQNDLENIGREILSKCNGLPLAVKGMGNILRGNVDISNWQKVMNSSVMDLENSKNSLNILATIKWSYYYLPSHLKQCFAYCSIFPKGYKFDKKELVKLWMAQGFIHSEQERTEKIGMEYFDELLARFFFQHSNIDDLQYGMHDIIHDLAQSVSNTYCCQVKDMKSCSFSEDYRHVSLLCEDIEQSSLKIIRCSKKLRTLLLPGDHSKDFGQALKKIFHTLRYIRTLDLSSSTLLHLPKSIEELKLLRYLDLSKTKIKLLPDSICNLYNLQTLKLLDCPWLSALPKDLGKLVSLHYLELDEIFWFKCKSLPPRIGKLTSLHTLPEFRVGCKTGYRIEELKDMAYLTGTLHISMLENAVNAAEAKLSEKENLQKLVFEWSSAEIKLHDQAAEEILENMVPHTNIKELQICNYTGTGFPTWMRDGVLQNLVIVTLKHCTKSKTLTLGQLPHLEALNMEGLLALEEWPTVRCPSLDRLKICNCPELRKLPDIFHKLRTLEIRRCNSLKVLPVAPCLKSLMAVDNPNLEDQNEVMLPSESEGEISSLLKLVDLRIENCPKLSALPGVSKRAGDKQV